A region from the Deinococcus sp. QL22 genome encodes:
- a CDS encoding aldo/keto reductase family oxidoreductase, with amino-acid sequence MRTIKLGSSDLDVPVVSVGCMRINSLEKQDAARFVQTALDEGANFFDHADIYGKGSCEEIFAEAIGMSPSVREKIILQSKCGIRPGMFDFSKEHILSSVDGILKRLNTEYIDILLLHRPDALVEPEEVAAAFDTLETSGKVRHFGVSNQHPRQIDLLKKYVKQPIVANQLQLSITNATMITSGFNVNMENDAAVNRDGGVLDYCRLNDITVQPWSPFQFGFFEGVFLDNAKFPELNAKIDEIAAKYSVGNTTIAMAWLLRHPAKMQPVTGTMNLQRLKDCCKASEIHLTREEWYGILLAAGNVLP; translated from the coding sequence ATGCGAACCATCAAACTTGGCAGCAGTGACCTAGATGTGCCTGTGGTGTCCGTGGGCTGTATGCGGATCAATTCGTTGGAAAAGCAGGACGCAGCGCGGTTTGTGCAGACGGCGCTGGATGAAGGCGCAAATTTCTTCGATCACGCCGATATTTACGGGAAAGGGAGCTGCGAGGAGATTTTTGCGGAGGCCATCGGCATGAGCCCCAGCGTGCGCGAAAAAATCATTTTGCAGTCAAAATGCGGCATTCGCCCTGGCATGTTCGACTTTTCCAAAGAACACATTCTGTCTTCGGTAGACGGCATCCTGAAGCGCCTGAACACCGAGTACATCGATATTCTGCTGCTGCATCGCCCCGACGCCCTCGTGGAACCCGAAGAAGTGGCCGCCGCCTTCGACACACTCGAAACGTCGGGCAAAGTGCGTCATTTCGGCGTATCCAATCAGCATCCGCGCCAAATTGATCTGCTGAAAAAGTACGTCAAGCAGCCCATCGTCGCCAATCAACTGCAACTGAGCATTACCAACGCCACCATGATTACGAGTGGATTTAACGTGAACATGGAAAACGACGCAGCGGTTAACCGTGACGGTGGCGTGCTGGACTATTGCCGCCTGAACGACATCACCGTCCAGCCTTGGTCGCCCTTCCAGTTCGGTTTCTTTGAAGGCGTATTCCTCGACAACGCCAAATTCCCCGAGCTGAATGCCAAAATTGACGAGATCGCAGCCAAATATAGCGTCGGCAACACAACGATTGCGATGGCTTGGCTGTTGCGCCACCCGGCCAAGATGCAGCCCGTGACAGGCACCATGAACCTTCAGCGCCTCAAAGACTGCTGCAAAGCCAGCGAGATTCATCTGACCCGTGAGGAGTGGTACGGAATTTTGCTGGCCGCCGGAAACGTCTTGCCCTGA